In Monodelphis domestica isolate mMonDom1 chromosome 1, mMonDom1.pri, whole genome shotgun sequence, the sequence aaatagaatgacaGCAACACAGAAACTCACCTTTGAAAAAGAGAACCATACTCCTGGTGCTCTGCTTTGGTTTAATTTAGGGTGCTTTAGATACAATAGAAAAGAACCCTGAAAAAACATGTGCCATTTTGGGTAACAAATACCAGGTCACCAGATTTATGGGAATACTTTTGTAAGCTAAAAACTAGGAATAGGAGAAATACTTAGTAAGAGTACACTACTGGATATGAAAGCATTGAGGACATAAGAAGAAACATCCAGGAAACTGTGATACTTAGCATTGATGCATCTCAAAcgtcaagaaagaaagaaggaaagaaagaaagaaaaggaaagaaagagagaatcaaCAGcctcctcctgcccccccccccaatccctatGAGTCCAGCTAGACTGCAGTGGTCACTTTCTATTTCTAACTGCCTTATCTATGTGCATTAAGACATTTAGGCACTTGTTTTTtctaatacttttttattttaaactacaTTGAAATCATTTAACACTAGATATGAAAAATGTAAACTTAGTTTTCTCCCTCAAAAAAAGGTTTTTAgcatgttttttttcctattcagctTAATTCAACCAAATTCCCTCATTGATAAGACTCATGTTTGCATCagacttctctttttttccttttctctcctttaaaaatgaatcataaataaattaaaaagctgAAATTCAACTAGTTTGTAAttcctggtgttttttttttaacttaatttaaggTGATGGAATCAGTAGCATAGACTGGTAGGTCATTGTAGTTTTGGGAATTTGCACCAGCACTTAGGGACAAGGGGgtaaagttaaaattaatagGGAGGAGAGATCATTTCTTGAGAGCAGTGTTGTTTCTGTTGCCCTTTTTAAAAAGGGTATTTGTGAAAGTCCATGTTTCCTTGATGCATAAAGTACCCCAGATATGCGCTGCAAAATTGTTTCTGTTCTATATTTACAAATGTCTCTAGTTGCTGATCAATGGATGTTTCAACTAGTTTTCCATGGGCCAGAAGAAATACTCTTATTTTAGGAGCCTAAGTCCACTAGGCTAGAGGTGAGGGGTCCGAGCAGGGAGTCCTGGAGCTGATGCTGGTGCCCCTGGAGGCTGTGAGCTGTCTGAGAGGCAGTTAAGCCGGTCAACGAATAGTTTGAGCTTCTGGCATGGCTTAGGTTGCCTTGGAGCAGGAGGACTGAGTTCTGATCTGGACTTTGGGGAGGTGAGAATTCCTCTTCTGAGCTGGACATGATCGGCTTGCCCCCATCCAGGGGAGAGAGCTGATTCTGCTTGTTGGAAGATGTGTTATTGTTTTCAGTGTTCTCCCTGAGAAATAGAAGACAACAGGGAATGGTTAGATTGaaagatggaggaaggaaaagaatgaaaaaggaggaaaggaacaagaagaggggaaaagaaaggagggggaggaaaaagaagggaaaggaagagaagggaagggaacctagaaatagaaactgaaaaacaaaaagaatcattGCACAAAAGGAATCTTATTTCACCCATCCCTTATCAGAAGTcataaaggaaacaagaacatAGATGTAAGAAGAGTCTGAGTTCCCTACAAGGCCCTACAACCCTTGTTTCCCAAATCTTACaaatttcagaaggaaaaatatgtgttgagcttcaaaaaaaaaaaaaaactttaaacaaaattttattatagGCTGATCTTCTGAAATAAACACTCCTTGGTACCATAATTAAATATGGCTTACTCTAAACCATTACAGTCAGTCCTTCAAAgccaggagggaaagaaggaaaatcatAGAAAACCTATAGCCCTAAACTCAAGAAAGTTTTGTTGATCAAATCAGATAACCATTTCCCACAGCATAGACGGGAGATGGATATTACTAAATATCTACTTTTAATATTTCTGTCTGGAGATTGTCATTAAAAGGAACAGGTCATAGGGAAGTGGTGCCCAAGGCAGTGCAGTGACCTGAGTAAACACAGGGACCCAAGCCAGTATTTCTGATTTCATCAGGGAGTGGGCCCTACGGCCTGACTTAGAGGATTTTGTAACTTCAGCCTAACTGGAATCGCAAAGTTTTTGTCACCATGCCATCTCCCTCACACCCCGCTAGAAAAATCCcagtccctcctcctcccctatcCCTCATAAAAGCCAAAGAGGTCATGTCAAGAAGTCCTCATTAAGATTCAAGACCCGTGTGACTTTGGAGTGAGAAGGGTGGATCTGTCCCTCGTCCTGTTTAAGTTCACTATTTCCCTGCTCCCTCTCGTTTCCGCCTTTCTGAAGAGCCTcccccactttatttcctctctttctaattcgttccttttctccctctgtccGCCCTGTTGACCTCTTCCAGCTGAACTTATATTGATTCGACTCTTTTATCCATACCAAAATAAAGAAGAAGAGTAATGGTACCAAGATAGAAAAGTGAACAAAAGAAAAGTAACCAACTGGAATGTTCTGGGTTTTCCTAAAAAATCCTGAAGGTTCAATAAACTCTGTCCTTGGTCGGAGTTATTCCCGCTGCCTCACAGTTCTGAATCGCAGCTCGAAACTCCAAACAGAATGGATGAGGGGAGGAGGTCAGGGGGTAGGTGGGGAGAGTGTTGACTAGGGGGCACGAGTTGGGTAAGACAATAAAAACCCCTTTCTGATCTCTTGAGTAAGCAAAGAGTTGGGGCTGTTGAGCTCCTACTCTCCGGCTGGCGGTGCTGATAGATACACAACTTCCCTGGTTGTGGAAGTGCGCAAAGAAGGATGCATCTTTGTTTCAGAGATTGTGGTTAGTCAATAAAGTCGGCTCCGACTTTCTACATAGCTCTCTCTGGATTTTGTTTTAAAGCTCCACCCTCCTCCAGCTAGAAATTTACAAGTATGATGTAAAACCACCAGACCTTTCCCCCAAAGAATTTACTAAGAGAGTGAGGAGAATAATCTTAATGGGATTGAGTGAGAGTGAAGACACTGGGACTCAAAAAATCAGCCTCTTTACTCTCTaaatgaaagggaagaggaaaaggtggTACCAGAAATCCCTACCATTCACTAAAATTACCACACACACACCCCGCCCCGCAAACCTCTGATTCTCTCCTTATTACTGAtcctaaaaaaatatatacattcccttcctacttttctctcctatcttcctgtccctttccttcccttctcgaGTCTTCTTCCCCTCCCAGCACACACTCCAGACACTCATTTGCAAGGGGCTGAGAAGAGAGTGGGTCAGGGGTGAAAGAAACAAACTGGCCGAAAATAATTCCAGGGACTCACACCCACTGAACACAATCttgcagaggaaaaacaactaaaattagTCCTTCTTTTTCTTGACTGCCGACTGGCTAAATCCAAGTTTGTGAACTTTTTTACTCCATCATAGCTCCGAGAATGCGGTTCCTGACAGCAATGCTCTGGCAAAAGGAGATGAGGGTATCAGGGTAGGAATGGGAAGGGAGGGTTTTGGAGGGCAAAAGGGTTAAGAGAGCAGAGAGAAACACTGTGTACCTTTCCTTCGCTTCCGCCGCTCTGTCTCTTTGCCTCCGGTTTTTAAACCAGTTGCTGACCTGGGTCGTGGTCAGACCAGTAGCCTCAGCAAGCTCGCGCTTCTCCCGGGGTGAAGGATATGGGTTGTGTGCATACCACTCCCGCAGCACACCTCGAGACTTTTCTTTGAAGCAATAGCTCGTCTCTTCCCCGTCCCAGATGGTCCTGGGCAGAGGGAATTTTCGGCGGACCCGGTACTTCCCTACTGCCCCGAGGGGTCGGCCCCGCAGCTTCTCGGCTTCTACGTAGTGAGCCTTCAGCCACAGCTGCTGCAGCTTCGGGTGGTTGTGGGGCGAGAACTGGTGACTCTCCAAAATCTTGTAGAGCTCACGGAAATTGCCCCGGTGGAAGGCGACCACAGCCTTGGCCTTGAGGACGCTCTCGTTCTTGTGCAGATGGTCGCAGGCAGGAAGGGACCAGAGAAACCTTCCCAATCGCTCCAGGTTCCCCCCTTGCTGGAGAACTTCGCAAACGCAGGCCACTTGCTCCTGGGTGAAGCCAAAAGACGGCAGCATAGACATGGCTGGCTCTTAGCCCGAGTGAACAACCTGGGGCGCAGTGGAGAACGAGAcgcaaaatggggggggggggaagctaccAGAGCTAGAGatagggggtggagggaaggttTCCGACCCCCTCCCTCTCCTAGaagtcctctttctttctctgttgctGACGATGAGGTGTAGGGGGAGCTCAGCTGAGGAGTTTTGAGCCAGATAGGAAGGATgggcaaggaggaggaggaggagggagagaaggtgggGTAGATGGGTGGGAGCGCCGGGCACTGAGCCGCCGGCGCGGAGCAGGCTCCCCGGCCTCTCTCCGGGTGGATGCTGATTGTTGCTGGGGAACTTGGTTTCTGTTCTCCCTGCAACCAGCCTTAAAGCGCGGAGCGGACAGGGAGCGCTGATTGGCTGCCCGTGGCGCCTATCCCAATCTAGCCAGCCTCAGAGCTCGGCCAGGCAAGGCAGGGGTGCTGGGAGGCCGAGCCTCCTCTGCAGGGAGAGAGAGGCTGGAGTGGGAGgtaggaaaagaggagagggggaggaggaggaagtagagaacgaggaggagggaagaggaggagggggggagaaaaaaaagaggagggagagaaggaaagaaagaagagagtaggagggagagggaggggtgggagagagatgggaaggaggggGGCACGAGAGCGAAACTGACTCGCTGGCccaggagttgggggggggggggaagacactTCGGGACCCTGCAACCTGAGCCCCTTCTCAAATGTCAGCTAAGGGGAACCAGGCTCATCTCTGTACAAATCAATTATTACAGACCTTTTAAACACCACCACCCCATCTCCCCTGTCCCTTACAGACCTGCCCTTTCCCGGTGAGCTCATATTTAATTACCTTAACGTTGGGATGAATAAATAATGATTTGATGAATAGCTTATGGAGAACGATAAATAATACAAGAGAAGAACCATAACTTCGTGCTGCTGGTGGTGCCGCAGCTTCTCTCTGGGGCCTTCATTTATGGACTGCACTAAGCCTGTCCCCCTACCCCATTATACAAGCTTAGAGGCTTGAGCCATGaaactcttctgttttaggaGAGCAAAAGCATTTAAATTTGGGAACAGGTAGATATGTTCAGAGAAGACAGCCAAAGATGGGGGTGGTGAAGTCGGGGTTAATTTCTGACTGGCCTTATCCCTAGGTGGCTAAGGTTGACCCTTAGGGACTCAATGTCCTTTTTTGCTCATTGAATCTCACTAATACCTTCCTACCCAGGAATACTGAGAAACTTATTTAATTGATGTTAAAAATGCTTTGGCGACCTCAGATGAAAGGCACTAGTGGGGtgtaaattaaataaaactgtACCCATCTCCAATAACCGTCCGGTTGTAATATAATCCTTGCCTAGCTATGCAAAGGACACTACTCTCAAAACTAGAACGGTAGCGGCTCCAAGAAGATTAAATATGGagtggtgtatgtgtgtgtgtgtagtccgTAATGCTAGTTTATTTTACTGCTAGCTAGGAATTGAAAGGCATTCTTCAATTTAAGTTTCATCCTATACTTTTTCTTGTAGGTGTGAGGAATGTTTAGACAAATTGCCCAAATGAAACCGTAATTATCTTAATCCTCATTTGCACACCTTGCGCTAGAGCaattattaaaaagattttgaaaacaATTAGCCTCCCCAAACAAAGATAATCTATTGTCAGTAGCTGAGACAGGGCCAATGATAAGAACAATAAGTTGAGATAAGGGAATGGAATGGTGGAATGGGAGTGACTTTATGACTATGCTTATCTTTGATGAGATAAGTTCAAAACAGAATTTTAAGTACACTTCAAAAATGCTTTTGATTTAAGTGAACCCTCTTAGTGGACTCTTAGGCTATCCCAAGACTCATCAGAACCTGCTTGTCTTCATTAAATATGTCTTATTTCATTCAGACAAATATCCCACCAGAACTTAACTGCTTAAATGTTTTAAGTTTAAGGAACCGCCACAGGGAAAGGGGATGTATGTGTATggatttcccttattttctttataggcTCTAAGGAGACACACTAATTACTACATCAGATACTGTAAGAACTATCATCGTGTTCTTAAGAAATGGTTGAATCCTTTAGTTTTTTTTATGACGGACATTTCTCTGGGAGCTGCTAGTCCAGCcctctctat encodes:
- the SIX1 gene encoding homeobox protein SIX1, whose translation is MSMLPSFGFTQEQVACVCEVLQQGGNLERLGRFLWSLPACDHLHKNESVLKAKAVVAFHRGNFRELYKILESHQFSPHNHPKLQQLWLKAHYVEAEKLRGRPLGAVGKYRVRRKFPLPRTIWDGEETSYCFKEKSRGVLREWYAHNPYPSPREKRELAEATGLTTTQVSNWFKNRRQRDRAAEAKERENTENNNTSSNKQNQLSPLDGGKPIMSSSEEEFSPPQSPDQNSVLLLQGNLSHARSSNYSLTGLTASQTAHSLQGHQHQLQDSLLGPLTSSLVDLGS